Proteins encoded in a region of the Rhizobium sp. CC-YZS058 genome:
- the cyoA gene encoding ubiquinol oxidase subunit II, whose protein sequence is MANSFKHACRLLALPLLGLLSGCNMVVMSPSGDIATQQRDLILVSTFLMLLIIIPVIALTLYFAFHYRRSNTEAVYDPEWHHSTRLEVVIWSAPLAIIIALGAVTWISTHKLDPYRPLDRIDAERPIPADLQPLTVEVVALDWKWLFFYPDLGIATVNELAAPVDTPINFKITASSVMNSFYIPALAGQIYAMPGMQTRLHAVINEPGEFDGFSANYSGDGFSHMRFKFHGLDRAGFDGWVAKVKQQGTALNRDAYLKLEKPSEREPVRYFASIQNDLFDRIVNLCVIDGKMCMKDMMHVDMMGGGGEESAANRAKLEYDNRHADTGDGTNAATFPASENPARSESKPEGTGNEDGAGSNGAQEGGAEGSQPMQHDMNSMPGGAMGGHDGHTMPSTEPQAAPDGNQQQEQQPDSKDNTVAPDQLNNSQN, encoded by the coding sequence ATGGCGAACTCCTTCAAACATGCATGTCGGTTGCTGGCTCTGCCGCTCCTCGGCCTCCTGTCGGGCTGCAACATGGTCGTCATGTCTCCTTCCGGCGATATTGCGACGCAGCAGCGGGACCTTATTCTCGTTTCCACCTTCCTGATGCTGCTGATCATCATTCCGGTGATCGCGCTCACGCTCTATTTCGCCTTCCATTACCGCCGCTCGAACACCGAAGCGGTCTATGATCCCGAATGGCATCATTCCACGCGGCTTGAAGTCGTCATCTGGTCGGCGCCGCTGGCGATCATCATCGCGCTCGGCGCGGTCACCTGGATCTCGACCCACAAGCTCGACCCCTATCGCCCGCTCGACCGGATCGACGCCGAGCGTCCGATCCCGGCCGACTTGCAGCCGCTGACGGTCGAAGTGGTGGCGCTCGACTGGAAGTGGCTGTTCTTCTACCCCGATCTCGGCATCGCGACGGTGAACGAGCTGGCAGCCCCGGTCGATACGCCGATCAACTTCAAGATCACGGCCTCGTCGGTCATGAACTCCTTCTACATTCCCGCGCTCGCCGGCCAGATCTATGCGATGCCGGGCATGCAGACGCGCCTTCACGCCGTGATCAACGAGCCGGGCGAATTTGACGGGTTCTCCGCCAATTACAGCGGCGACGGCTTCTCCCATATGCGCTTCAAGTTCCATGGGCTCGACCGCGCCGGCTTCGACGGCTGGGTGGCCAAGGTCAAGCAGCAGGGCACCGCACTGAACCGCGATGCCTATCTGAAGCTCGAAAAGCCCAGCGAACGCGAGCCGGTGCGCTATTTTGCCTCGATCCAGAACGACCTCTTCGATCGTATCGTCAATCTCTGCGTGATCGATGGGAAGATGTGCATGAAGGACATGATGCATGTCGACATGATGGGCGGCGGCGGCGAGGAGAGTGCGGCCAACCGCGCCAAGCTCGAATATGACAACCGTCATGCCGACACCGGCGACGGCACGAATGCGGCCACCTTCCCGGCCAGCGAAAATCCCGCCCGCAGCGAAAGCAAGCCGGAAGGCACGGGCAACGAGGATGGCGCGGGTTCGAACGGTGCGCAGGAAGGCGGCGCCGAAGGCAGCCAGCCGATGCAGCACGACATGAACAGCATGCCCGGCGGTGCCATGGGCGGCCATGACGGGCACACCATGCCCTCGACCGAGCCGCAGGCGGCGCCGGACGGCAACCAGCAGCAGGAGCAGCAGCCGGACAGCAAGGACAACACTGTTGCACCGGACCAGCTCAACAACAGCCAGAACTAA
- the cyoB gene encoding cytochrome o ubiquinol oxidase subunit I codes for MFSNQDISALIFGRLTLDAFPLHEPILVATFAAVALGGIVVVGALTYFRLWGLLWRDWLTSVDHKKIGIMYVILALIMLLRGFADALMMRTQQAIAFNGSEGFLPPHHYDQVFTAHGVIMIFFMAMPFVTGLMNFVVPLQIGARDVSFPFLNNFSFWMTAAGAAIIMISLFVGEFARTGWLAYPPLSGADYSPGVGVDYYIWGLQVAGVGTTLSGINLIATIIKMRAPGMTMMKMPIFTWTSLCTNILIVASFPILTATLALLSLDRYVGTHFFTNDLGGNPMMYVNLIWIWGHPEVYILILPAFGIFSEIVATFCGKRLFGYASMVYATVVITILSYIVWLHHFFTMGSGASVNAFFGITTMIISIPTGAKIFNWLFTMYRGRIRFEVPMLWTVGFMVTFVIGGMTGVLLAVPPADFVLHNSLFLIAHFHNVIIGGVVFGLLAGVNYWYPKAFGYKLDPFWGKMSFWFWLTGFYFAFMPLYVLGLMGVTRRLSQFEDPSLQIWFVIAAFGAVLIALGIGSFIIQLVVSFLKREELRDVTGDPWNGRTLEWSTSSPPPDYNFAFTPVIYDHDSWYDMKGRGYSRPVDGFRPIHMPKNTGTGVILAGISVALAFAIIWYIWWLAIVSFVAMIAVSIGHTFNYKRDYYIPAEDVVATEGERTRQLARQG; via the coding sequence ATGTTTTCCAACCAGGACATATCGGCACTGATCTTCGGGCGGCTGACGCTCGATGCCTTTCCGCTCCATGAGCCCATTCTCGTGGCAACCTTCGCGGCCGTCGCCTTGGGCGGCATCGTGGTCGTCGGCGCTCTGACCTATTTCCGCCTCTGGGGGCTCCTGTGGCGGGATTGGTTGACGAGCGTCGACCACAAGAAGATCGGCATCATGTATGTGATCCTGGCGCTGATCATGCTGCTGCGCGGCTTTGCCGACGCGCTGATGATGCGGACGCAGCAGGCCATCGCCTTCAATGGCAGCGAAGGCTTCCTGCCGCCGCATCATTACGACCAGGTCTTCACGGCCCACGGCGTGATCATGATCTTCTTCATGGCCATGCCCTTCGTCACCGGTCTCATGAACTTCGTCGTCCCGCTGCAGATCGGTGCGCGCGACGTGTCGTTCCCGTTCCTCAACAACTTCTCCTTCTGGATGACGGCAGCCGGTGCGGCGATCATCATGATCTCGCTCTTCGTCGGGGAGTTCGCCCGCACGGGGTGGCTCGCCTATCCGCCGCTCTCCGGCGCGGATTACAGCCCGGGCGTCGGGGTGGACTATTACATCTGGGGCCTGCAGGTGGCGGGTGTCGGCACGACGCTGTCCGGCATCAACCTCATCGCGACCATCATCAAGATGCGCGCGCCGGGCATGACCATGATGAAGATGCCGATCTTCACCTGGACCTCGCTCTGCACCAACATCCTGATCGTCGCCTCGTTCCCGATCCTGACCGCAACGCTCGCCCTGCTGTCGCTTGACCGCTATGTCGGCACGCACTTCTTCACAAACGATCTCGGCGGCAACCCGATGATGTATGTGAACCTCATCTGGATCTGGGGTCACCCGGAAGTCTACATCCTGATCCTGCCGGCCTTCGGGATCTTCTCGGAGATCGTGGCGACCTTCTGCGGCAAGCGCCTGTTCGGCTATGCCTCGATGGTCTATGCCACCGTCGTCATCACCATTCTCTCCTACATCGTCTGGCTGCACCACTTCTTCACCATGGGATCGGGCGCCAGCGTCAATGCCTTCTTCGGCATCACGACGATGATCATCTCGATCCCTACAGGAGCAAAGATCTTCAACTGGCTCTTCACCATGTATCGTGGCCGGATCCGGTTCGAAGTTCCAATGCTGTGGACGGTCGGCTTCATGGTCACCTTCGTCATCGGCGGCATGACCGGCGTCCTGCTCGCCGTGCCCCCGGCCGACTTCGTGCTCCACAATTCGCTGTTCCTCATCGCCCACTTCCACAATGTCATCATCGGCGGCGTGGTGTTCGGTCTGCTGGCCGGCGTCAATTACTGGTACCCGAAGGCCTTCGGGTACAAGCTCGACCCGTTCTGGGGCAAGATGAGCTTCTGGTTCTGGCTCACCGGCTTCTACTTCGCCTTCATGCCGCTCTATGTGCTCGGCCTGATGGGCGTCACGCGCCGCCTCAGCCAGTTCGAGGATCCGTCGCTGCAGATCTGGTTCGTCATCGCTGCCTTTGGCGCGGTCCTGATCGCGCTCGGCATCGGCTCCTTCATCATCCAGCTCGTCGTGTCCTTCCTGAAGCGGGAAGAGCTGCGCGATGTCACGGGCGATCCGTGGAACGGCAGGACGCTCGAATGGTCGACCTCTTCGCCGCCGCCGGACTACAACTTCGCTTTCACGCCCGTCATCTACGACCATGACAGCTGGTACGACATGAAGGGCCGCGGCTATTCGCGTCCGGTCGACGGGTTCCGCCCGATCCATATGCCGAAGAACACCGGCACGGGCGTCATCCTGGCCGGGATCAGCGTGGCACTTGCCTTCGCGATCATCTGGTACATCTGGTGGCTCGCCATCGTCTCCTTCGTCGCCATGATCGCGGTTTCGATCGGGCATACGTTCAACTACAAGCGCGACTACTATATTCCTGCAGAGGATGTGGTCGCGACGGAAGGCGAGCGGACCCGCCAGCTCGCTCGGCAGGGCTGA
- the cyoC gene encoding cytochrome o ubiquinol oxidase subunit III, with amino-acid sequence MSAPTHTATHGAAKDKPVFYLTEDHHPENSTGLGFWLYLMSDCLIFAVLFATYAVLGRSYAAGPSPADLFDLPLVAINTSMLLLSSITYGFAMLQMERKAKAETLFWLGITGLFGLAFLGLEIYEFIHLIHEGAGPQRSAFLSAFFTLVGTHGLHVTFGVIWLVTLMVQVSMYGLTVENRRRLMCLSMFWHFLDVIWIGVFSLVYLNGVLG; translated from the coding sequence ATGAGCGCACCAACCCACACCGCCACGCACGGCGCCGCGAAAGACAAGCCGGTCTTCTATCTCACCGAAGACCATCATCCGGAAAACAGCACGGGCCTCGGCTTCTGGCTGTATCTGATGAGCGACTGCTTGATCTTCGCCGTGCTTTTCGCCACCTATGCCGTGCTCGGCCGCTCCTATGCGGCCGGCCCGTCGCCGGCCGATCTGTTCGATCTGCCGCTGGTGGCCATCAACACCTCCATGCTGCTGCTCTCGTCCATCACCTATGGATTTGCGATGCTGCAGATGGAGCGAAAGGCGAAAGCCGAGACGCTGTTCTGGCTCGGCATCACCGGCCTGTTTGGTCTCGCCTTTCTCGGGCTCGAAATCTACGAGTTCATCCACCTCATCCATGAAGGGGCCGGCCCGCAGCGCTCGGCCTTCCTGTCGGCCTTCTTCACCCTGGTCGGCACGCACGGCCTGCATGTCACCTTCGGCGTGATCTGGCTGGTGACGCTGATGGTGCAGGTGTCGATGTATGGGTTGACCGTCGAAAACCGTCGTCGCCTGATGTGCCTGTCCATGTTCTGGCACTTCCTCGACGTGATCTGGATCGGCGTCTTCTCCCTCGTCTATCTCAACGGAGTACTCGGATGA
- the cyoD gene encoding cytochrome o ubiquinol oxidase subunit IV yields MTTHAPATEDAHEAHHGHSHGHEAGHGSFKGYMTGFVLSVILTAIPFWLVMAGVFENKAVTAALVMVFAVIQIVVHMVYFLHMNSKSEGGWTMMALIFTLVIIAIALSGSLWVMHHLNTNMMPMSPDMMRNVP; encoded by the coding sequence ATGACCACGCACGCTCCCGCTACGGAAGACGCGCACGAGGCGCATCACGGCCATAGCCACGGCCATGAGGCCGGCCACGGCTCCTTCAAAGGCTATATGACGGGCTTCGTGCTCTCGGTCATCCTGACGGCCATTCCCTTCTGGCTGGTCATGGCTGGCGTGTTCGAGAACAAGGCCGTGACCGCCGCGCTGGTGATGGTCTTCGCCGTCATCCAGATCGTCGTGCACATGGTCTACTTCCTGCACATGAACTCAAAGTCTGAGGGTGGCTGGACCATGATGGCGCTGATCTTCACGCTGGTGATCATCGCCATCGCCCTGTCGGGCTCGCTCTGGGTCATGCACCACCTGAACACGAACATGATGCCCATGTCCCCGGACATGATGCGCAATGTCCCCTGA
- a CDS encoding SURF1 family protein encodes MSPDMNRQPNAAAGRQPEDERRSKRSLAVLGGISLFLMIVLLALGTWQVQRLGWKLDLIARVDARVAAAPVAPPAREAWSAITADSDEYRHVTVSGTFQHEKEALVQASTERGPGFWVITPLVQAEGTTILINRGFVPPDRRAVESRLESNGAGPQTVTGLLRLSEPGGGFLRSNVPGEDRWYSRDVAAIAAARGIGDVAPYFIDADGAPNQGGYPIGGLTRVVFPNNHLVYAITWFSLAAMLAAATIVIGRREWRRAA; translated from the coding sequence ATGTCCCCTGACATGAACCGGCAGCCGAATGCGGCTGCCGGGCGGCAGCCGGAGGACGAGCGCCGCTCGAAGCGGTCGCTCGCCGTCCTCGGCGGAATTTCGCTGTTTCTAATGATCGTTCTCCTCGCCCTCGGGACCTGGCAGGTCCAGCGGCTAGGCTGGAAGCTCGATCTCATCGCCCGTGTCGACGCGCGCGTTGCCGCTGCCCCCGTCGCGCCCCCTGCCCGGGAGGCATGGAGCGCCATCACGGCGGATTCTGACGAGTATCGGCACGTCACTGTTTCCGGCACATTCCAGCACGAGAAGGAAGCGCTGGTGCAGGCCTCGACCGAGCGGGGCCCCGGCTTCTGGGTCATTACGCCGCTCGTGCAGGCGGAGGGCACCACGATCCTCATCAACCGCGGCTTCGTGCCGCCGGATCGCCGCGCGGTCGAAAGCCGCCTCGAGAGCAACGGGGCGGGACCCCAGACCGTGACCGGCCTGCTGCGCCTGAGCGAACCCGGCGGCGGTTTTCTCCGCAGCAATGTGCCGGGCGAGGACCGGTGGTATTCCCGCGATGTCGCAGCCATTGCGGCAGCGCGCGGCATCGGCGATGTGGCGCCCTATTTCATCGATGCCGATGGCGCACCAAACCAGGGCGGTTATCCGATCGGCGGCCTGACCCGGGTCGTCTTCCCCAACAACCACCTCGTCTACGCCATCACCTGGTTCTCGCTCGCTGCCATGCTGGCGGCGGCAACCATCGTGATCGGCCGGCGCGAGTGGCGCCGCGCCGCCTAA
- a CDS encoding Ldh family oxidoreductase yields MMTDTVRLSLADARTLARDAFRKAGLTEAHAEALTDTVMAGQRDECHSHGLYRVLGCVRTVKEGKVDPRAVPEVKDTAPSIVTVDARYGYSPLAFRQGLPHLVEKARTQGVAALAINNCFHFSALWPEVELIAAEGLAALALTPSHAWVAPAGGTKGVFGTNPIAFAWPRPGPFPFVFDFATSASARGEIELHRRAGKPIPEGWAIDAEGAPTTDPAAALAGAMLTFGGHKGSALSAMVELLAGPLIGDMTSAESMAFDAGVGAAPCHGELLIAFNPTSFLGAAATQNIERAEALFDAILGQGARLPSQRRYEARQRTETSGEIEIPKALYDDLTALVA; encoded by the coding sequence ATGATGACCGATACCGTTCGCCTGTCCCTCGCCGATGCCCGCACCCTGGCACGCGATGCCTTCCGCAAAGCCGGGCTGACAGAGGCCCATGCCGAGGCGCTGACCGATACGGTGATGGCCGGGCAGCGGGACGAATGCCATTCGCACGGGCTTTATCGCGTGCTCGGCTGCGTGCGCACGGTCAAGGAGGGGAAGGTCGATCCGCGGGCTGTGCCGGAGGTGAAGGATACGGCACCGTCGATCGTCACCGTCGATGCCCGCTACGGCTATTCGCCGCTCGCCTTCCGGCAGGGCCTGCCGCATCTCGTCGAGAAAGCCCGCACCCAAGGGGTCGCGGCCTTGGCCATCAACAATTGCTTCCATTTCTCGGCTCTTTGGCCGGAGGTCGAGCTCATCGCCGCCGAGGGCCTTGCCGCCCTGGCGCTCACCCCCAGCCATGCCTGGGTGGCGCCGGCCGGCGGCACCAAAGGCGTGTTCGGCACGAACCCGATCGCCTTCGCCTGGCCGCGGCCAGGCCCCTTCCCCTTCGTCTTCGATTTCGCAACCAGCGCATCGGCGCGCGGCGAGATCGAACTGCATCGCCGCGCCGGCAAGCCGATCCCGGAGGGATGGGCGATCGATGCCGAGGGCGCGCCGACAACCGATCCGGCTGCCGCGCTCGCCGGCGCCATGCTGACCTTTGGCGGGCACAAGGGTTCGGCGCTCTCCGCCATGGTGGAGCTCCTGGCAGGACCGCTGATCGGCGACATGACGAGCGCGGAATCCATGGCTTTCGATGCCGGCGTCGGCGCCGCACCCTGCCATGGCGAATTGCTGATCGCTTTCAACCCCACGTCCTTTCTCGGCGCGGCGGCGACGCAAAATATCGAGCGGGCGGAAGCGCTGTTCGACGCAATCCTCGGCCAGGGCGCCCGCCTGCCTTCGCAGCGTCGCTACGAGGCGCGCCAGCGCACCGAGACGAGCGGCGAAATCGAGATTCCGAAGGCGCTTTACGACGATCTGACGGCGCTGGTCGCTTGA
- a CDS encoding dihydrodipicolinate synthase family protein, with protein sequence MAPKISWSGVFPAVTTQFKPDFSLDLPATHAVIDNLVRDGVSGLIVCGTVGENTSLSRKEKIAVMETAKDAAKGRVPVICGIAEFTTEHASAVARDAARIGLDGVMVMPALVYSSKPHETAEHFRGVSKATDLPVMVYNNPPIYKNDVTPAILGSLADCETIVCFKDSSGDTRRFTDVKNMVGDRFVMFAGLDDVVVESVMLGAAGWISGMSNAFPQEGETLFRLAKAGRYAEAIALYDWFMPLLHLDARPDLVQCIKLCEEIVGRGSALTRPPRLALLPHERKEVEAIMETALATRPSLPEVGLAKAA encoded by the coding sequence ATGGCACCGAAAATCAGCTGGTCGGGTGTGTTCCCCGCCGTCACCACGCAGTTCAAGCCCGATTTCTCGCTCGATCTGCCGGCCACCCATGCCGTGATCGACAATCTGGTGCGCGATGGCGTTTCCGGGCTGATCGTGTGCGGCACGGTGGGCGAAAACACCTCGCTGTCGCGCAAGGAAAAGATCGCCGTCATGGAAACCGCGAAGGACGCAGCCAAGGGCCGTGTCCCTGTCATCTGCGGCATTGCGGAATTTACGACCGAGCATGCCTCGGCGGTGGCCCGCGATGCGGCCCGCATCGGCCTTGACGGCGTCATGGTCATGCCGGCGCTCGTCTACTCCTCCAAGCCGCATGAAACGGCCGAGCATTTCCGCGGCGTTTCCAAGGCGACGGACCTGCCCGTCATGGTCTACAACAACCCGCCGATCTACAAGAACGATGTGACGCCGGCGATCCTCGGCTCGCTCGCCGATTGCGAGACCATCGTCTGCTTCAAGGATTCCTCCGGCGACACCCGCCGCTTTACCGATGTGAAGAACATGGTGGGCGACCGCTTCGTGATGTTTGCCGGCCTCGACGACGTGGTGGTCGAGAGCGTGATGCTGGGTGCTGCCGGCTGGATCTCCGGCATGTCCAATGCCTTCCCGCAGGAAGGCGAAACCCTGTTCCGCCTCGCCAAGGCCGGACGCTATGCCGAGGCGATCGCCCTTTACGACTGGTTCATGCCGCTGCTGCATCTCGATGCCCGTCCGGACCTCGTCCAGTGCATCAAGCTCTGCGAGGAAATCGTCGGCCGCGGCTCGGCCCTGACGCGGCCCCCGCGCCTGGCGCTTCTGCCGCATGAGCGCAAGGAGGTCGAGGCGATCATGGAGACCGCGCTCGCCACCCGCCCGAGCCTTCCCGAGGTCGGCCTCGCCAAGGCGGCCTGA
- a CDS encoding AraC family transcriptional regulator, with amino-acid sequence MDRRQTFIDLIARHAATVGDHRTAVPGLTLHRYSGDGAMACGQYKPSFALIAQGAKRVLLGNEAYLYGGQDYLLTSFDLPVSSQIIAASPDKPYLSLVFEIDPLRIPAVLQRLGTVVAPAPVSPRGMSVAPLTEELEEAALRLLRLIERPEEIPVLLPLIEQELIFRLLIGPHGARLRQMAAAESQSQQISRACLWLKEHYHLPLRIEDLARRVSMSVSSLHHHFKAITAMSPMQYQKQLRLQEARRLMVEQLLDAGSAGRQVGYESPSQFSREYARQFGAPPLRDAGRLRRGFAEIMRAEEELLSDG; translated from the coding sequence ATGGATCGCCGACAGACATTCATCGACCTCATCGCCCGCCACGCAGCCACCGTTGGCGACCACCGGACCGCCGTGCCCGGCCTGACGCTGCATCGCTATTCCGGCGATGGCGCAATGGCCTGCGGGCAGTACAAGCCGAGCTTCGCCCTGATTGCCCAGGGCGCCAAGCGCGTGCTGCTCGGCAACGAGGCCTATCTCTATGGCGGGCAGGACTATCTGCTGACCTCCTTCGACCTGCCGGTCTCCTCGCAGATCATCGCCGCCTCGCCTGACAAGCCCTATCTGTCCCTGGTGTTCGAGATCGACCCTCTGCGAATCCCCGCCGTTCTGCAGCGTCTCGGCACGGTGGTTGCGCCGGCGCCTGTTTCCCCGCGTGGAATGAGTGTCGCACCGCTGACGGAGGAGCTTGAAGAGGCCGCATTGCGGCTCCTGCGGCTCATCGAGCGTCCCGAAGAAATTCCGGTTCTCCTGCCGCTGATCGAGCAGGAGCTGATCTTCCGCCTGCTCATCGGCCCGCATGGCGCGCGGCTGCGGCAGATGGCGGCGGCGGAGAGCCAATCGCAGCAGATCAGCCGCGCCTGTCTTTGGCTGAAGGAGCATTACCACCTGCCGCTGCGGATCGAGGATCTCGCGCGTCGGGTGAGCATGAGCGTGTCTTCGCTCCACCACCATTTCAAGGCGATCACCGCCATGAGCCCGATGCAGTACCAGAAGCAACTGCGCCTGCAGGAGGCGCGGCGGCTGATGGTGGAGCAGCTGCTGGATGCCGGCAGCGCCGGCCGGCAAGTCGGCTACGAGAGCCCCTCGCAATTTTCTCGCGAATATGCCCGCCAGTTCGGAGCGCCGCCGCTGCGCGATGCCGGGCGGCTGCGCCGCGGCTTTGCCGAGATCATGCGCGCAGAGGAAGAACTGCTGAGCGACGGGTAA
- a CDS encoding NAD(P)-dependent alcohol dehydrogenase, with protein sequence MALARGYAATDASKPLQPFTFERRAPNDDDIVIDIKFSGICHSDIHQVRNEWGNSIYPMVPGHEIVGIVSAVGKNVTKFKPGDKAGVGCFVNSCTACASRDLDREQYMPGLVPTYNGYEADGKTPTYGGYSDSIVVKEDYALSIPDNLDFAATAPLLCAGITLYSPLKHWQAGPGKKVAVVGMGGLGHMGVKLGAALGAEVTVLSQSLSKKEDGLKLGATHYYATKDPETFKALAGSFDLILCTVSAEIDWNAYLSLLKPDGAMVLLGIPENPVPVHAFGLVGGRRSLAGSMIGSIKETQEMLDFCGEHNIVSEIEMIRMDQVNEAYERVLKSDVRYRFVIDTATI encoded by the coding sequence ATGGCTCTCGCACGAGGATATGCCGCGACCGACGCGTCGAAACCCCTCCAGCCCTTCACCTTCGAACGGCGGGCCCCGAATGACGACGATATCGTCATCGACATCAAGTTTTCGGGCATCTGCCATTCCGACATTCATCAGGTTCGCAATGAGTGGGGCAATTCGATCTACCCCATGGTTCCGGGCCACGAAATCGTCGGCATCGTGTCCGCCGTCGGCAAGAACGTGACCAAGTTCAAGCCGGGCGACAAGGCCGGCGTCGGCTGCTTCGTTAATTCCTGCACCGCCTGCGCCAGCCGTGATCTCGACCGCGAACAGTATATGCCGGGTCTGGTGCCGACCTATAACGGCTACGAGGCGGACGGAAAGACCCCGACCTATGGCGGCTATTCCGACTCGATCGTCGTGAAGGAGGACTATGCGCTCTCCATCCCCGACAATCTGGATTTTGCGGCCACCGCGCCGCTTCTGTGCGCCGGCATCACGCTCTATTCGCCGCTCAAGCACTGGCAGGCGGGCCCGGGCAAGAAGGTCGCCGTCGTCGGCATGGGCGGTCTCGGCCATATGGGCGTCAAGCTCGGCGCAGCGCTCGGTGCGGAAGTCACCGTGCTCAGCCAGTCGCTCTCCAAGAAGGAAGACGGGCTGAAGCTCGGCGCCACGCATTATTATGCGACCAAGGACCCGGAAACCTTCAAGGCGCTTGCCGGCAGCTTCGACCTGATCCTCTGCACGGTCTCGGCCGAAATCGATTGGAACGCCTATCTGTCGCTCTTGAAGCCCGATGGCGCGATGGTGCTTCTCGGCATTCCGGAGAACCCTGTGCCGGTTCACGCCTTCGGCCTCGTCGGCGGCCGCCGCAGCCTGGCCGGCTCGATGATCGGCTCGATCAAGGAAACGCAGGAAATGCTCGACTTCTGCGGCGAGCACAACATCGTCTCGGAGATCGAAATGATCCGCATGGATCAGGTCAACGAGGCCTATGAGCGCGTGCTGAAGAGCGATGTCCGCTATCGTTTCGTCATCGACACGGCGACGATCTGA
- a CDS encoding methyl-accepting chemotaxis protein, translating to MAEQAEQKPKAGQPERRATPRAMRALTERIGTEVDKFGRENEEIVRQIRLLGINASIEAARAGEIGRGFAVVAQEVQRLAGVSASVAAAFQKEVLERVLLGRSMADELVHQMEGIRLVDLAQTLVQLIVRNLFERTADVRWWATDTALWEALERPDAARNAFAAERLGVINRFYTVYLDLVMVDRAGRAIASANPRFRKTILGRDLSNEPWVKAAMGTHSGDDYIVDVVKPSPLHGNADALVYATGIRGGGKTDGALLGALGVYFDWANQGQSIVRKEANIPEADEERTTVLLLDGQGMVIAASRADLVYTRFALSPPQKAPRGSYYMSDGTLVAYAETLGYEDYSGLGWSGVVIQRQEKDEDIKRRLAL from the coding sequence ATGGCGGAGCAAGCCGAGCAGAAGCCGAAGGCCGGCCAGCCGGAGAGACGCGCGACACCGCGCGCCATGCGGGCCCTGACCGAGCGGATCGGCACCGAAGTCGACAAGTTCGGCCGGGAGAACGAAGAGATCGTTCGCCAGATCCGGCTGCTCGGCATCAATGCCAGTATCGAGGCAGCGCGCGCCGGCGAGATCGGCCGCGGCTTTGCCGTCGTGGCGCAGGAGGTGCAACGGCTGGCCGGCGTTTCCGCCAGCGTTGCGGCAGCGTTTCAGAAGGAGGTGCTGGAGCGGGTGCTGCTGGGGCGCAGCATGGCGGATGAGCTCGTGCACCAGATGGAGGGCATCCGCCTCGTCGACCTGGCGCAGACCCTGGTGCAGCTGATCGTCCGCAACCTCTTCGAGCGCACGGCCGACGTGCGGTGGTGGGCCACCGACACCGCGCTGTGGGAAGCGCTGGAACGACCCGACGCAGCCCGCAACGCCTTCGCCGCAGAGCGCCTCGGCGTCATCAACCGCTTCTACACCGTCTATCTCGACCTGGTGATGGTCGACCGGGCGGGACGGGCCATAGCCTCCGCCAATCCACGGTTTCGCAAGACCATTCTCGGGCGCGATCTCTCGAATGAGCCTTGGGTCAAGGCGGCCATGGGCACGCACAGCGGCGACGACTATATCGTCGATGTCGTCAAGCCGAGCCCGCTGCACGGCAATGCCGATGCGCTGGTTTACGCAACCGGGATCCGCGGCGGCGGCAAGACGGACGGAGCGCTGCTCGGTGCGTTGGGCGTCTATTTCGACTGGGCAAACCAGGGCCAGTCGATCGTGCGCAAGGAGGCGAATATTCCCGAAGCGGACGAGGAGCGCACCACGGTGCTGCTGCTCGACGGCCAGGGCATGGTGATCGCCGCTTCCCGGGCGGACCTCGTCTATACCCGATTTGCGCTGAGCCCGCCGCAGAAGGCCCCGCGCGGCAGCTATTATATGAGCGACGGCACGCTCGTCGCCTATGCCGAGACGCTTGGCTACGAAGATTACAGCGGGCTGGGCTGGAGCGGCGTCGTCATCCAGCGGCAGGAAAAGGACGAGGACATCAAGCGCCGGTTGGCGCTGTGA
- a CDS encoding Lrp/AsnC ligand binding domain-containing protein produces the protein MSGIDKIDRKILSILQGDGRITNLELSERVGLSPTATSERMRRLLKEGYVSGFGARLDPQRLGFGLLVFIEVMLDKTTPEVFDTFAEAIRKSPSVIECHMVAGGFDYLVKTRFEDMSAYRNFLGQFLWTLQGVKETRTYAVMEEIKNDGPLPLL, from the coding sequence ATGAGCGGCATCGACAAGATCGACCGGAAGATCCTTTCGATCCTCCAGGGTGACGGGCGCATCACCAATCTCGAACTGTCCGAGCGCGTGGGGCTCTCCCCCACGGCCACCAGCGAGCGGATGCGCCGTCTCCTGAAGGAGGGCTATGTCTCGGGGTTCGGCGCGCGGCTCGATCCGCAGCGGCTTGGCTTCGGCCTGCTCGTCTTCATCGAGGTGATGCTCGACAAGACGACGCCGGAGGTGTTCGACACCTTTGCCGAGGCGATCCGCAAATCGCCCTCGGTGATCGAGTGCCATATGGTGGCAGGCGGGTTCGACTATCTGGTCAAGACCAGGTTCGAGGACATGAGCGCCTATCGCAATTTCCTCGGCCAGTTTCTCTGGACCCTGCAGGGCGTGAAGGAAACGCGCACCTATGCTGTGATGGAGGAAATCAAGAACGACGGCCCGCTGCCGCTTCTTTAG